The following proteins come from a genomic window of Trifolium pratense cultivar HEN17-A07 linkage group LG4, ARS_RC_1.1, whole genome shotgun sequence:
- the LOC123920445 gene encoding indole-3-acetate O-methyltransferase 1-like, translating into MAPMEENVVVSKLEKLFSMKGGKGEASYANNSQAQAIHAKSMIHFLRETLDNVKLVGGDGDKAFVIADLGCSCGSNTINVVNVIINHIIKRYEALGCNPPEFSAFFSDLPSNDFNTLFQLLPPLATYGVSMEECLANDNQRSYFAAGVPGSFYRRLFPTKSVDVFHSAFSLHWLSKIPESVLDKRSIAYNKGKVFIHGASEATANAYKRQFKADLAGFLSARSVEMKREGSMFLVCLGRTSVDPTEQGGAGVLFGTHFQDAWDDLVLEGLISSTKRDNFNIPVYAPSLQDFKEVVEENGSFVINKLEVFKGGSPLVLNKPDDADEVGRALANSCRTVCGVLVDAHIGDKLSEELFLRVERRAANRAKELLEKLQFYHIVASLSFSQ; encoded by the exons ATGGCTCCTATGGAAGAAAATGTTGTTGTCTCCAAGCTTGAGAAGTTGTTTAGCATGAAAGGAGGCAAAGGAGAAGCCAGCTATGCCAACAATTCCCAAGCACAG GCTATACATGCCAAGTCCATGATTCACTTTTTGAGAGAAACCCTAGATAATGTTAAACTTGTTGGTGGAGATGGTGACAAGGCTTTTGTGATTGCTGATTTGGGGTGTTCATGTGGAAGCAACACCATTAATGTGGTTAATGTGATAATTAATCACATCATTAAGCGTTATGAAGCTTTAGGTTGCAATCCACCTGAATTTTCAGCCTTTTTTTCTGACCTTCCTAGCAATGACTTCAACACTCTCTTTCAACTCCTTCCTCCACTTGCAACCTATGGTGTTAGCATGGAAGAATGTTTAGCTAATGACAATCAAAGATCCTACTTTGCTGCCGGAGTTCCCGGTTCGTTTTATCGGAGACTTTTTCCGACCAAGTCCGTTGATGTTTTTCACTCTGCCTTCTCTTTGCATTGGTTATCTAAG ATACCAGAATCAGTATTGGACAAAAGGTCAATTGCATACAACAAAGGGAAGGTGTTTATTCATGGTGCTAGTGAAGCAACAGCCAATGCCTACAAGAGACAATTCAAAGCAGATTTAGCAGGCTTCTTGAGTGCAAGGTCAGTGGAAATGAAGAGAGAGGGGTCCATGTTCTTAGTTTGTTTGGGAAGAACTTCAGTGGACCCCACAGAACAAGGTGGGGCTGGTGTTCTTTTTGGGACCCATTTTCAGGATGCTTGGGATGACCTTGTCCTAGAG GGATTAATTAGCTCCACAAAAAGAGATAATTTCAACATTCCAGTTTATGCACCAAGTTTGCAAGATTTCAAGGAAGTAGTTGAAGAAAATGGTTCATTTGTGATAAACAAGCTTGAGGTATTCAAAGGAGGAAGTCCCCTTGTTTTGAACAAACCAGATGATGCTGATGAAGTAGGAAGGGCTCTAGCCAATAGCTGTAGGACTGTATGTGGAGTCCTTGTTGATGCTCACATTGGTGATAAGCTAAGTGAGGAACTCTTTCTTAGAGTGGAGCGCCGAGCCGCTAATCGTGCCAAGGAGCTTTTGGAGAAACTTCAGTTCTATCACATAGTTgcatctctttctttttctcaatGA